Below is a genomic region from Fulvia fulva chromosome 13, complete sequence.
GAACATTGCTTTCATCGATCTATCTTGGCAATCCTTTTCATGCCTTTAACGCCCGCCGATGCAACACCCCTACGGCAAGCTAGCACCAGCGCCACCTATCGCGCTCCAGCTGCTGGTCGGTTGCCCAACCTATTCGTGTCTCGTCGTGATCTAAGCGCTACCATTCGCCTGCGGCTGGCCAGCCTCAAGGCTACCTCTAACACCACCCTTACCGCCAACTTCCCTTGCAACAACAGTCACAGCAAGATCAGCAGCCACATTGACCTGCATCTCAACCTTTCCGCCCTTCTTCACGCCCTTGATGCCAACCTCTGCGAGAGCCTTGCCAGCCTTCCAGACCTTCTCCCTAGTCTCCTCCGGCTCATCATCCGAGTCATCCTCATCCTCGTCATCGTCGTCCTTGTTCCCATTTGTGGCTGGCTTCTGCGCTTGCGTGACCTTGATCTCTCGTACACCCTCTGCGAGCTTCAGAAGTACGTCACCGCCAGCTTTGACGGGGATCTGGACTGTTCTCCGCACAGGGACTGGTGTCTGTGGTGGGATGATGACGGCGAACTGGTCGTCGGCGGTTGCGAGGCCGATGGCGCTTCCGAGATGGGGTGTGACGGTCACTACGGCCTCAGTGTTCTCCTCAATATCTTGCTGCTCGAACTCTGCGATAAGGGACGCTTGGATCGCGGCACCTCGTGGAGTGAGCTCACTTGGGTTGACTGCGGTCGGGCTTGTGCTTGGTGCGATGACGTTAGTGCTCTCTGGGAAGTGCGACTGGAGGTTCGATGCAATCTTTGGAGTGTGTGCAGTACCGCCGGAGATGAGGATCTCGTCGATGTCGAGGATGTCGAGGTCGGCCTTCTGTACTGCGCTCTCAATCAGACGGGTGAAGGACATAAGGACCTTGTTGGCGAGAAGCTCGAATCGTGATCGGTTGACGCTCAAGCTGAAGTCGATACCGTCGGAAAGCGATTCGATCGAGAAAGATGCAGAGGCACTCAAGCTGAGTGCTTTCCGCACGGCTTCGGCCTCAAGTGTGAGTTTAGACAAGCTGCGCTCGTTCTCGCGGGGGTCCTTGGAGTTCTTGTTCTTCTTGAGGAACTCCTTTGCTGCGTATTCGATCAAGACCTTATCCAAGCTAGTGCCACCCAGATCGTAGTCGTGCGCAGTAGCCAAAGTGCTGTAGATGCCGCCTCTGCTCGAAATGACCGCAACATCGGATCGTGAACCACCGAGATCTGCCACAATGACGTTCTTGTCTTGCGAAGACTGAGCCTCGCCGTTGAGTTGGACCTTTGCATCGTGTGCAAGAAGTGCCGATGTTGGCTCGTTGATGAACTGCAACACCTCAAGGCCGGCTTCTTGTGCAGATTTGGTGAGAGCCGTCTTTTGTGCGTCTGAGAAGTCGGATGGGACTGTGATGACTGCTGCATTGACAGTCTTGCCAAGATAGTCGGAAGCAGACTGCTTCAGTCTCCGCACATGTCTTGTGGTCACCTCGTCAATGGTCAATGTGCTCTTCTCCGGCTTTGGTCCATCCTCCTGCTCTGACACTTTCTCTTGCACCTGGAACGCTACTGAGCCGTTCTTATCGATTGGGTGTGCGCTCGCTTGGCATGGCGAAGGGTCGATCTCCTTGAAGGACTTGCCAATGAAGTCGCGGAAGTGTGTGATCGTGTCTCGTGGGTTGCGAACAATCTGTGCTTTGGCTTGGGCGCCGTGGTACTCCTCACCGCTGACGTATGAGAGGATCGAAGGGATCTGTCGGTCACCGTCTGGGTCTGCGATGACCTCTGCCTTGCCGTCGGAAGGGTTGGTGTAGGCAATGCTGCTGTACGAGTTGCCGAATGAGACTCCGATTGCGACTCGTCCGGATTGTGTCTCCTGCTCGACCTGTGCAGGCGTTGCTGTGCCTGAGGTTTGTCCGCTCATCTTGACTGTATGTTCTACTGGAGAATGTCAGTATTGTACAGTATAGCAAGAAAACGGCAAAAGGCTCTGGCTATGTTGGCAGTAAACTTGCTGGAAACTACTCAAAAAAGCTTCGGATCTATCCGGAACCTTATACATCGATAAAGCACCTCTTGCATTCGACCTTAACCACCTGCAAAACACAACACCAACATGGCCACCATACTACTGCCTGGCGAGCAGATCCCCACCGACCAGCTACCGCGATCGAAGAAAGGCATCCTCACCCTCGGCCCCGGTCTCCGCCACATCCCACCCCAAACAATCCTCACCACCACCTCGGGCACCCTGCAAACCGACCCCAAAAAGTCCGCTCTCTGGCTTGAACACCCCAACGGCCGCTACCTCCCCTCAGTCGGCGATCTAATCGTAGCCCAAGTCCACCACTCCGGCTCCGACGTGTACTTCTGCATTCTGACACCTCACACACCTCACGCCTTGCTGGGCCAACTCTCCTTCGAAGGCGCCAACAAAAAGTCCCGTCCACAATTGAAAGCGGGCGATCTGGTCTACGCGAGAGTCGCTAGCGCCTCAAGATGGGAGGACACGGAGATTGAGTGTGTTAGTAGTGCGACGGGGAAGGCGGAGGGGATGGGGCCATTGAGTGGAGGGATGTGTTTTTGGATCAGCACTGGTTTTGCGAGGAGGTTGATGATGGGGACAGATAAGGAGGGAAAGAGTAAGGGAGGTGTTGTCGTGCTCGAAGAGGTGGGCGAGAAGGTGAAGTTTGAGGTTGCGGTGGGTAGGAATGGGAGGGTCTGGGTTGACAGTGGGAGTGTTAGGGAAACGGTCATGATTGGAAGACTGTTGAAGGAGGTGGATGAGAAGGGGCTGGATGTAGAGACCCAGAAGAAGCTGGTGAAGAGAGCCTTGAAGGACGTTTGAGACGGCACCAAGGAAAGGCACATAATTTTAAGCTGGCTATGAAGCGCTGCGAGGCTTTATGCCTCTGTGCTGGAGCTGCTAGAGAAACGATCCGAAGCATTGGAAACTGGCTCAGCAGACGCGCGACTCTGGAAGTATTCGCGCGCGATATATGCCGTCGGCTGAGTCCGTGGACGCAAGCAGTATGTTGCTGCATCAGTGGTCATGGGTCTTCTTTGCAGAAGCGTTCATCGTTCGTGGGAAGACTGTCTTCAGCTGGCGGGCCGCAAGGTCTTATAACCTCGATCCTCCTTCGATGCGGATACACCTCGCTCTGCTGAGCGTTGGGAGTACGCTTCTGAGCTCGTTCGCGAACTTATAAAGAGTGTTGGCGGTAATACCAGCCCCCACCATCCACATGACAGCCGCTCGAAGCTCAATGGGTGCCGATGGAACTCGACACTTTCCGCACTCAGGCCAGTCGGGCATGAAGCACGAGGCTTCGACATGTACTCCGGCATCCGCAGTGAGAAGAGGAGGCGGCACCTCTTCGCCTGCTTCTGCTTCTTCGACATCCTCATCGCCTTCTGGACGCTCTTGCCTGATGGTTCTGATCTTCATCGAGATCACAAAGGAGTCATCATCCTCGTAGACCGCTCCGTGGCGCCATTGAATCGACGGATCCTGGTACTCGAATGCCCAGCTCTGGATCATCGACAGCCAAGTCGTGTCTTCATTGCCAATGGTACTTGCCCACTTATGCACAGCCGCGAGACCCGTGAGCGACTTCTTCTGGAACAACTTGGTAGGTTCAACAGCGATAGGCTCCTTCTGCAAGCTTATGCCGAAGGTGTTCAGCCCGTAGTATATCGGCAATACCTCCTGTCGAATCTGCTTGCAACTCATGGCCAAGTCAGGCTGCTCACGTCCAGTCGGCGAAGTCGGCCAGATGCAGCTCTTGTCATCGACCACCACGAGCTTCCAGATCCGGTTGCGAACCTCGTCGGGAAGTCCAGTGAACCAGCCTGCAGTCGGCTTAGCCTTGGAAACAGCTTCTTCGCCTTCCTTCGAGGTTCCCGATCGCTGAGTATCTCCAGCCTGCTCCGCGTCCTTCACCTTCTCCACCACCGCAAACTCCCTCAACCCATTCGCATCCCTCCACTTCCTCGCCCTCAAAGTCGGCTGGAACAACACACTCGCCAACCTCTCCTCTTCTTTCTTCTCCTGCCTCTTATCCTCCGCACTCTTGATATCACCCCAACTCATCATCCCCTCTCCACCACCTCCAATCGCCTCCCTCCCCTCCGTCGTCACCGGCAAGAACTCCCTATCCTGCGAGCGAAGAATACTCATCAGTCCAGGCACCTTCCCCTGCCGTCCCGCCGGCGCAGCGTTATCCTTCCCTCCCTTCGCCCTCTTGATCGCCATCGCGGCAGCGATCTTCTGCTGCGTTGTGAGCGGTCTCTTGCGGATGTTCCATCCTTCCTGTTTCTTCTGGCCGCGGGCTTTGGCGAGGTTCTGTTGTTTGAGTGCTTCGACCATGAGATCTGCCTCATCTGGGGGTGCGAAGGAGCGTGCCTTGGACGAAGATTTTTTGGTTGGCGCGTCTGCCATTTCAGAGCCTGGTGGTGCTTCGCGGGGTTGGTTCTTTGCTTTCTTCTCTTTGATGGCCTGCGCTTT
It encodes:
- a CDS encoding Ribosome-associated complex subunit SSZ1; protein product: MSGQTSGTATPAQVEQETQSGRVAIGVSFGNSYSSIAYTNPSDGKAEVIADPDGDRQIPSILSYVSGEEYHGAQAKAQIVRNPRDTITHFRDFIGKSFKEIDPSPCQASAHPIDKNGSVAFQVQEKVSEQEDGPKPEKSTLTIDEVTTRHVRRLKQSASDYLGKTVNAAVITVPSDFSDAQKTALTKSAQEAGLEVLQFINEPTSALLAHDAKVQLNGEAQSSQDKNVIVADLGGSRSDVAVISSRGGIYSTLATAHDYDLGGTSLDKVLIEYAAKEFLKKNKNSKDPRENERSLSKLTLEAEAVRKALSLSASASFSIESLSDGIDFSLSVNRSRFELLANKVLMSFTRLIESAVQKADLDILDIDEILISGGTAHTPKIASNLQSHFPESTNVIAPSTSPTAVNPSELTPRGAAIQASLIAEFEQQDIEENTEAVVTVTPHLGSAIGLATADDQFAVIIPPQTPVPVRRTVQIPVKAGGDVLLKLAEGVREIKVTQAQKPATNGNKDDDDEDEDDSDDEPEETREKVWKAGKALAEVGIKGVKKGGKVEMQVNVAADLAVTVVAREVGGKGGVRGSLEAGQPQANGSA
- a CDS encoding Exosome complex component RRP40, translated to MATILLPGEQIPTDQLPRSKKGILTLGPGLRHIPPQTILTTTSGTLQTDPKKSALWLEHPNGRYLPSVGDLIVAQVHHSGSDVYFCILTPHTPHALLGQLSFEGANKKSRPQLKAGDLVYARVASASRWEDTEIECVSSATGKAEGMGPLSGGMCFWISTGFARRLMMGTDKEGKSKGGVVVLEEVGEKVKFEVAVGRNGRVWVDSGSVRETVMIGRLLKEVDEKGLDVETQKKLVKRALKDV